ACGGACAGCGTTATGGAACTTGACACACCCAAAGAGCCGCATACTACCGTAaggggatacagtcgtcggaactgcgctcaaaggtcgtatgggacccatacgaccaatgcaaacactgtatccaaggtacaattgtgattggtgaaagttaaaacacGTCTGTCATTAgtataaatttaaatgttgcagctatgatgatgaggtgtatctagatatcgtgcacgaaatacattgtttgtaaacaagaaagtggcacaggcgcagttccgacgactgtttccctttaaagttATCCGGTCACGCGAAGATTTCCATATATCCATATTCATACACGGCAAAGGAGGCGATCCGACGTCAGTAGCACCTTAGGGTCTCGCAAACgatattcgtctagaaattatgataaataaatgtaatgtatgttaaacatttttattatacaagccttacctgcgCCATGAGTGTGCCTATTGgtattaaagcgcagtggtcgtcgcgctgcgcgtgcgcgattattttgttgataaacatgaatttttgtaaacataagtcttctcaacttcaatctgaGTGAGATGGGCGcggtcccccactttgttaacgcctttgtaagactcaacatcatgcaatagtaaaatattaagattggaaacgaacttcagtggtgtatttctgtTTGTAATCTCACGTGTGGCTACAAACATTGTGACACTACACTGCACtcggcacattatgtcgctgagtttactgcacccagtcacagtgaacaaatgggtttgatcgcgcgcggtcacgctggttgtacagtacagtaaaaatacatcactaaaatgatcaacatcgTATGTAGACTAACAACAAGCACAACGCCTAACAcgaaaattacactcaagaccacgATCGGCAAGCCAAAGCAGGGCacgggagatgctgttgcttcgataagggagacggtcaccgcgttgacgtacacagataagagaatccggtcccacaacctACTGGCCCcacgacgacttggcccacgacccactgttgatcaccatttctaacttcttctagtaatacTATACGTGGCaatagtcaaatgacaggaaacaatagacaaacgAGCGGGtcttcgcggcatttggcagaaaaattgcacggctatacacatagggacgtatatatcgagagatcctgtgcacggtcatggcagtgatccaacggcTAGCTAGTGTTGGCCTACTGGTGCTACGGAAACTTCGCTTTTGTACCTCCTGAtcgccgggtaggtctgaatccccTTTCAAATGAGTTAACCCCCCACATAGCAAGAAGACCTATTGAAAGGTCCTTctcttgacttgatacctgtgctcggaattctcgtttgcatccCCCAACGGGATAAACTTcgtagtggagttggattctccacagccgagtgtagcgcccaatatacccggttctcttgacacggacgttcatgcaGACTACAGAACAAATTCTTCTTGCTGCAGCCGTCATTGCTCTgacagctgtagatttctgtagcctGCGTTAtcaattgtactcctgttggacctcttgaaatgaaagctctcgttcttgctagcgatgtcgtagacTACAGCCCAGACATTGATAGTCTGTTTGCATATACACGCGTACAGGTAACggctccatggctcgagcgataacagtagccgagccccattcaactgattcaagaaaatcatgatcaaatgtgatctcaatccagcgtgaaATTACCagatttggtaagttggtatgcttgtgacagatcagtcGCAATTTTAACAAGTGGcaaatatcgcaaacattataaTCAACCCGTAACGTATAGTGAGGCATTATTGGATATGTTGAcagctgggggggggggaccccctcaggagcatgcgcagcgcgacgaccactgcgctttaatattTATCCCTGCATtgtattacaaagaaaacagtccacaTGTCCTCCCTGATCTCCTACATTAATTCGTTCTACCGATCACCAACGCGGAGGCTATATACGTTCATGCGAGATATGGCCGGCCATTGACCTTGGCCGTTCATCGGCGGCGAACAAACGGTTTGAGACGTAATAAGggcaaatatttttgcagtctgtgagcggttgctGCGTAGCCCAGCCATACCTGACTGTCTGTATGGGGGAGTGGCAGGGCTACACCCGATCCGCAGCAAGTGAGAGGTTGAGTGATTCGGGTAGGCATAGATcagaatcgagttgatttcggccgaaaataGTCAGAAtagtagtttttcgtgcgcgGTCCAAATTTGGATAGCATGTCGCCGGTTTTGTCTATGGACCTTAGGAGGGATGTGTGGTGGGACATGTGGGaggggccgtgtaacgccgggaacacagcATTGTACGCGGGGCTAGCGGTGCGACCAGATGACGATTGGTCAATGGGTAGTAAACTAGTTAGTATACGTATGAAGAAGGGACGATCGATGTGGTCCCATCGATCACCTTTCACATTTTCTGCTTCCACGTCTAGGCTTTGTGATGTTCGAAACGGCGGACCGAATTTCGTGGGAGAAGAGGAAAAATGCAGAACATATGCAATACATACCCCAACGGCTCACACGGTAGCTCAGCCAAGTTTGCTGTTCACTTCGCAGAGTTTCCGGGTGACCTCTCTACTTTTGCCATGTGCGCCCTCTCTCGGGACACATCGTCCACGCTGTGTTCGAGGTCCTGTCAACTGATCCAGTGCACATGTAGTGTAGTCCAGTGAAGTATTGCATGTAccgaaaatattattattttagattttgttcaaaattatcgcACGCAACACCATGAGTTACGTGAAATTTCTACAAAACTCTTGCTACTGCATTCTCAACAAACGTCTCACACACAATGTGTTACGCTCGTAGTTacgggaattacgagttgaggtaccagtctggatcgtaatgctttcagtaactgaagccgGCACAACATGTAGATGTAGATTGTAGCACAACTATATCTTTATTCAAGATGGCTCGTGACACGCCACTCCTCCAATTCTGACCTGTCTTGTACATTCACTACAAAGTTTTGCACCTTTTCTAAACTTACATTTACTACTAGATTATTATCATCATACATTTGTCATCACTTGGAACAGTCTTTGACTGTTTCTTAAGAGTAaacaagatcacaccatggaatcaAAGGCTAATTAGacattatttgtgttgattttccagttatgatcaaaaattaattatgaatATCGATAacttattaatatgaatgttacagaatgataaaatcttgcttttttacaaacaatgtcgtctattttgtgtaaataccttCAGGAAACCCATTGTTGTTATAAttataatatcaataaattatgattatgtttaataaaatcatattttacacattgtaatctgcttatatgaacaaccctctggaaacccttatttagttcacaatctatgccaaaatatacaagtcaCACCATGACCcatgttcagtctacggcgaaagTGTGCAGTCTACGGCgaaagttactacacagtgtatacactgtattcaaatattattattattcagtgTATTCAAATATTATGAATTTTGTTCATTAAAAATTAAGGAGATAGAACTTTCAAAGGAACCCATACGAACCCATGACCAACTGACTACTGACGCTTCaggccagagagagagagagagagagagagagagagagagagagagagagagagagagagagataatataatatattgtttaaagaccactacacaccttgtctcagtggtctgtacattacagaaaattgcTGGAAGAACAAACAAATTCGACGAAAATACGAAATAACTCAGGGGAAAGAGTTTAATTAAAAACCAATCGATAAAAACAAGCAAGTTTAAACTAGAACAAGGATCCCAcctaaaaacagcaaagaaagtattttaaaaaatctcaccaaaaatgataaaaaataaataaaatataaaaaatgcagGTAAAATTATATCCAAGTCAGCAATAGCATTGAcgaaaaataatggttttaagAGACTTCTTAAGAAGAACGAATTTCTTTATCATCCGAAGTTCGGGCGGCAAATCATTCAACAGTTTAGGGGCATACACGCTAAAAGCTCTGTCGCCATATGTTCTAGAAAGTTGTTTCCCGCAATCTTTGACAGAAAAGGGATTCAATCTTACATCGACACTCCTTCTTGTATTGTGTACTGGGCTATCAATTGTTACTAGTTCTGATAAGTAATTTGGAACCAATTCACCttgatggacaattttaaaaaccagacaaagaattttaaaacggaTTCGTTCTTCTACTGGGAGCCAATGTAACTCCTTGAGTGTAGATGTCATATCAATGTGACGGTCCATCTTCCGTCCAGTTAACTTGCTCAATTTATATGCAGGTAGGCCAAAAAGTagactgttacaataatctaaCTTCGATGTGACAAAAGCGTGAACCAATTTTTCAGCACTTGACTGGTCTAACAATTTTCGAATTTTACTTATCCGCCAAAGTGAATGAGATGCCACCCTACACACGTAGCGAATATGCTCGTCCATGAGACCGAACGAGTCAAGCACAACGCCAAGGTCACGTACAACAGTTGATGGCGAAATCGTGGCCTCACCTATTCGTACATTAATTGAACCAAATTGTGGACCAACCGTACAATTTCGGGGTGTAAACCAGACAACTTCTGTCTTCCCGTCATTAAGTGCCAACTTATTGCACGTCATccaattacgaatttcatcaaCGCATGCCTCTATGCGCTCAACAATAGTGGAGCTGGCAAGGATGTCACAAGCAATGTACAATAATGCAGAATCATCTGCATAAGCCATGCATACGACGTGTGATGATATCCTCAATCGGAGTCATGTACAAAGCAAACAAGACAGGACCCAATACTGAACCCTGAGGTACACCATACTTTAAAATGCATTTGTTAGATAACATCGACTTGACAGAGACCTGTTGTGTTCTACCTTTCAGAAAGGATTCAAACCATTTTAAAGCAACCCCTTGAATACCAAAACGAGAGTGTAACCTACCCAGGAGAATGTTATGGTCAATGGTGTCAAATGCCGCTGACAAATCCAAAAGAGCCTGGACGACATGATGGTGTTTATCCAGAGCGAGCATGACATCGTTCATCATGCGTATAAGTGCAGTTTCGGTGCCGTGCCCCTCGCGATAAGCAGACTGAAAACGACCATACAGAGAATTTTCGGACAGATAACGATTTAAACGAAAAAAGGCACACTTCTCCAAAAACTTGTCCGGAAAACTACAATTTGATACAGGGCGATAGTTTTTCATTGTATTACAATCAAGTCCACTTTTCTTAATGAGTGGACGAACAATGGCTGTTTTGCAATCAGTTGGAAAAACACCAGACGAAAAAGAAGAATTTAAAATACGGAGCAGAAATGGGGCTAGTTCAATTACACATGCTTTAATCAGCTGTGTGGGCATTGGATCCAGTTGACACGATTTAGAAGGTATCTTACTAACAATAGAAATTACATCATCAATACACAAAGGTTCAAAAAGGGAGAGCGAGTTCTGATACAAGAATGGTTCAATACTAAGAGGACTAgcattttgaagatttttgcgAATGTCTACTATTTTCTGTTCAAAATACGTTGCAACGGCAGCTGGTAATTGAGATAGTTCATGATTATTTGGGAGAATGTCGGAAGCAGATTTCTTTGCACCGGAAATGTCATCAACAACTCGGAACAGTTCCTTGGTATTTGcgtttttcaattttacttcgaTGAAAAGACGCTCTCTCCAAATTCAACTTTCTGTTATACTCAACATGAGCAGCAATAAAAATCTGTCTGTCAATTTCAAGTTGAGAAGAACGCCACTTTTGTTCATGTGATCTCAGAGCCTTACGCTTAGCCAGTAGGTCTTCTGTAAACCATTCGGCACGCGGTTTCTGCACAATGGTTCTCTGATTGGCAGGAGCATGCAAATCCACCAAACTTTTCAATGTAGAAAAGTCTACAAACTGGTGTCGATCTGAACACAAGCCGTTTTAATAAATGTTCTATTGATGACACGAATTGTAGAAAGTATTTAGTATTACATAACTTATATTCATGGTAAAGTTCTGAGCAGTGAAGTTATCCTGTCATCTTAATGCTTATGACATTTTCccatacatgtaaacatttgttGTTTTTAATGACATAGTTTTCATGCGGTTGAAATAAACGAAATAAAAATCCGCCTCACCGCATAATTTTTTTGCAAGAGATCTAAAAATAGTAAGCCAATGCACACGCCTTTTAGCGTAAGCTTCCTGTGTGTCCGCGGACCTCTCGCGAAGTATCACGATCACCATGGAAACAAAGATAAATCTACAGGTTGCCACGGCAACCGCTAGGCTGATTTAATTTGAATTGGCATCATCATGGTATAAAGTGACTACGCGTGTACGCGTAACAGCGAAATAGCTCACGAGCTGTCTCCGGAAAATGAGGCGGCCCAGCATGCTGCGAATTTTGTTCGGCTTGACCCTCGTACCTTTCCTTTTTTCGCTGAGGTTTTTGGCCTCGTTTCCCCTTTGGGATCCGCGCCAAGCAGAACTCAGCTCTTACGAGAGCGGGCCGACGGAAAACTTCATCCCCACTGTGAACGCCGCGAAATCGACGGGGCGTGATGAAGCAAGCGCAGTCGCACGTGTGAACGTTCTCATCCAATCACGATTTCGAACCGGATCGACGCTGATCGAGCGATACTTTACGAAAGATGCCAACTTTTTCGGTGTCCACGAACCGGGACTCATGCTGCAACGTGACTTTGGCCTGCGTCTCATGGACGACAGCCGTGGAACGTTGGAGACAATCCGAGAGAAGCTGCTCGTTTTCATGCACGATATTTATCACTGCAATTTCAGCAGCCATGATTATCTCTTCGCAAGCCTGAACAGGAACGAGTTTCACCTAACCAGGACTTATTTGACAGGTTTAGAGAGACCTGTTACCGACGATGTCATCAGACCGGTTTGTAACGCTCGGccaaacaaaatcatcaaagtgtGTCGGATGTTCAGTATTTTTGAATCAGAGCAGCTAATTCGTCGGAACAATGTCAAGGTCATATTTTTGGTGAGAGATCCACGTGCCATGATAGCGTCGAGGATGGCTTTTACCAACAGTAACACTCCGGAAAAGATGTTCGACAGCGATAAATACGAGCAATTCAGACTTGAGCGGCGAACAGAACGCATAGCCACAGATTACTGCCAGTGGTTGAGAGAAAACTacatagcgccctcaaacgttCCCGATTGGTTAAAGGGCAGGTATCTGATGGTCAGGTACGAAGATGTGGAGTCGCAGCCGGATGCCGTCAACAGACTCTATGATTTTGTCGGCGTGCGAATGCGCTTCGCCGTTTCCCGCCTGATTCCCAGGATAGATGTCGGCAACAATGCCGAAAGATGGCGACAGAATATGAGAATAGAGGAGGTCATGCGAGTTCAGGAATTGTGTGGACGGTcgacatttgacaaatttggaTATAAGACTGTTGGCGGCCTTGCGGAGTTACTCGATAATACCACGAGCCTGGTGAGCGGCCCGTCCGAGGAGAAGTTCAGTCATCGGTGACAATTTGCCACTGGGGTTATGGGTCGCACCATTGTTTTGTTATTCGATATCAAGTTCCAAAGCGCTTCATTTTTTGAGTTACTGTGGTTTTACGATAAggccaaaaataaataaataaataaattgtgctgttccgataacatggttttcaaaaatagggtagataggtcggcaggaattttttccccaaatatttttatttttaaatattcatttttcaggggttcagggcggtcaaataCTGATcaaaacatttccagaaaaaatgtatcatacttATGAAAGGGGGAAGAAaaccataaaagacatcctcgttcaagtaaaaatcaaatgccaagtaacgaacgcgtgattttacggagtttttctttctttttatttttttacttccaTGTTTACGTAGCTTAGAAAGTTTAGGGTCGAGTTATCAGAACAGTAAAATTTCTTTGTTTGGCCTAAAGCTGGGTGTGCAGATGCCGTTAACAATCCGTAATCGCGTACTTATTATTGTCACTGCAATGGTCGGTTGGCAATAGAGAGGTCAACCTTGCTGACCTTTGGCTCACCTCTCCTGCACAAACCTTACTATATATGAACTGTATTCTGAACGCGAAACAATGATTTTAACATcgggtattttgtattttgatattgCATAAATATTACACGTTTAGGATGCACTGCCTATACCTGGAAGCTGGAGCCCATTTTGTCATAAGAGGCCTGCATTTACAGTATTATAATATTGGAATACTTTGTATGTTGCCTTTGCACCACTGCATGAATCAGTGTCGAAATTATGATATAAGTTTGTATGATACAAATTTTGCCTCTTTTGAATTatacatttattcattaatTTAGTGCATATATTGTATACAATAACTAGAGGAAACATGAAGGAACGAGCGATGAGCAAGGCGAAGGTCGTCATGTGACCGTGGGCAAGCACTTTGTACAGTCCACGTGTATGTAATCCCGCTTTGGCTTTGCCCTTCAGTTTCGCTAAGATGCTCGAGAAATTGATGAGACCTCGACCTAAGGCCGAATatcaaaaaattgtgctgttccaataacCCAACCTACCTGATcgtttacctgccgaccctagacttttaaGAGCTATGTGAacacaaaagtgaaaaaagaaagaaaaaaaaccataaaatcaCGTGTTTGTTTACCtggtatttgatttttgcttgaacgaggatgtcttttatggttTTTTCCTCATATATCTATGATAcctttttctggaaatgttgtggctaGTGTTTGACTGCCCTGAACACCTGGagtgaaaaatgcaaattgaaaaataaaactattttggaaaaaaaaaatcccggccgacctacctaccctatttttgaaaaccatgttaaaGGGAAAAAGTCGCCCACTTTTCATAAGAATtgtgtttgatacgagatactatttatattgtttgacatgttgaaagatactgaattaatgggtgaccatgcgtaTATTCGATACCAGTTTTAGACACGAGatatgaaaccatcgcgaaaatgaattaacggTCATGACCATTATATAATTCATTTAAGTCTATTGGTCTGTTAGTGGCAGTTTTGAGGTAGTTTTTGAGTGTTGGCTATAATGTGAAAGACAAGAATTCGGACGTAAATGTCTCTCTAAAATTGTTATTTTGAGGAGAAAAGGCATTTGCGGTCTTCTCAGAGTAACTGTAGAGGGCAGTATTCACAAATGCATAATATGAGTTTTATGGTGTGATGGATTGATCGATATCACCGAATCACAGTCACTCTATCTTTACAGCGCATTGCATAGGGTATATTTACCAATCTGACCTGAGtcgcaactgaaaaatgacctgagggcagTGCTGCCCTCAGGGCTGCTCAGAGCGGAGTAAACATGCATGGGCACaacattcaatgacgtcacaaattatttgaaaatagtcCCAGTCCGCATTACATTAcataccaatctgccctgagggcaacaATATATATGAGCTGCCCTCAGAGCAGACAGACATTTCCTATCTTTACAGCGCATTGCATAGGGTATATTTACCAATCtgacctgagggcagcaatatatcagagctgccctcggGGCAGACATAGATTTCCTATCATATTTACCAATCtgacctgagggcagcaatatatcagagctgccctcggGGCAGACATAGATTTCATATCCTATCTATTAATTTGCCCTGAGCAGCAATATATATGAGTTGCCCTCAGGacagatatatattcctaatctttacagcattgcatagggtatatcagagctgccctcaagGCAGACATACGAGACAGACATAGGGTACTTGCCCGCGCTTACGCAGACTTGgactattttcaaataatttgtgacgtcactgaatgttgtgcacatgtttacaccgctctgagctgccctcagctcatttttcagttgcaacttctgccgcctgcACAGTGACTCTATCAGATTCGGCCTTTGATGAGACTGTAACAATTAtcgttttttcatttttgttttataaagcAATTAAATTTTCTGATACTTCACCCAAAGTATGTCATGAAATACGAATTatttaaagcccctgtagctgtaactcttaaaatttgtcgacctgaaaAAGGGTTTTATTTCCCTGGTTTTAtttaaattctacagatttaaaggatatagtcttttgcctctgaaaaattggacaagtaactttaaattttaacagttattttgatttcctgccAAAAtaactggtaatattacaaagaaaacatagaat
Above is a window of Ptychodera flava strain L36383 chromosome 19, AS_Pfla_20210202, whole genome shotgun sequence DNA encoding:
- the LOC139118101 gene encoding carbohydrate sulfotransferase 3-like, whose product is MRRPSMLRILFGLTLVPFLFSLRFLASFPLWDPRQAELSSYESGPTENFIPTVNAAKSTGRDEASAVARVNVLIQSRFRTGSTLIERYFTKDANFFGVHEPGLMLQRDFGLRLMDDSRGTLETIREKLLVFMHDIYHCNFSSHDYLFASLNRNEFHLTRTYLTGLERPVTDDVIRPVCNARPNKIIKVCRMFSIFESEQLIRRNNVKVIFLVRDPRAMIASRMAFTNSNTPEKMFDSDKYEQFRLERRTERIATDYCQWLRENYIAPSNVPDWLKGRYLMVRYEDVESQPDAVNRLYDFVGVRMRFAVSRLIPRIDVGNNAERWRQNMRIEEVMRVQELCGRSTFDKFGYKTVGGLAELLDNTTSLVSGPSEEKFSHR